One window of the Hemitrygon akajei chromosome 5, sHemAka1.3, whole genome shotgun sequence genome contains the following:
- the LOC140728262 gene encoding secreted phosphoprotein 24-like yields the protein MKSFLLAIAVVQILHCSGVPRTKEALRASVIKLNEITEIPNLCGISRRGVTNTYRTGKLSYKVDLTFSVKETVCSKNSSLEFDDPTCLFRPKKIAEKGFCKSHVEFFADKVADVDVECDGLKTVDSASNSLESSETSFEVEKKSNETAVEEVANVKNQTTEASLMKPLNVEIESIELSQEDHSNEQNDKSRGRRQNDKSRRRRRNDKSRGRRRNGKSRGRRQNGKSRGRY from the exons ATGAAATCCTTCCTGCTCGCCATCGCTGTCGTGCAGATCCTGCACTGCTCGG GAGTGCCACGCACCAAGGAAGCTCTGAGAGCCTCAGTAATAAAGCTGAATGAAATCACCGAGATCCCCAACCTCTGTGGTATCAGCAGGAGAGGTGTGACAAAT ACCTATCGTACTGGCAAATTGTCATACAAGGTGGACTTGACCTTCTCTGTGAAAGAAACTGTTtgttccaaaaactccagcctgGAATTTGATGATCCAACCTGTCTCTTCCGCCCCAAAAAGATTGCT GAGAAAGGGTTTTGCAAGAGCCATGTTGAATTTTTTGCTGACAAGGTGGCTGATGTTGATGTGGAGTGTGACGGTCTGAAGACGGTTGACAGCGCAAGTAACTCATTGGAGTCGAGTGAAACCAGCTTTGAG GTGGAAAAGAAATCAAATGAAACAGCAGTTGAGGAGGTGGCAAAT GTGAAGAATCAGACAACAGAAGCATCACTCATGAAGCCTTTGAAT GTGGAAATCGAGTCAATAGAATTATCACAGGAGGACCATTCCAAT GAACAAAATGATAAATCAAGAGGGAGACGACAAAATGATAAATCAAGACGGAGACGACGAAATGACAAATCAAGAGGGAGACGACGAAATGGCAAATCAAGAGGGAGGCGGCAAAATGGCAAATCAAGAGGGAGATACTAA